GTTGATTTCTTCGATGCTAAGTGGTTCTGAAACCTTTTCACCAGTAAGACTTAGACCAGAAGGACCGATTGGTTCGGCATCTGATTCTGGGAATTTCTCCTTTTGGCGCGCCATCCCGGTATGCCAAATCTGCGGAGCAATTTTCCCGCCCGCCTCATGTACTTCTCGAACAACACGTGCCCATCCGTCCAGTGCTTCCTCTCCATAGAAATGTGGGATATTCTGGTCTGAACCAGCAGCTGGATGCTCGATTAGCGTTCCTTCTGTGATGATTAAGCCCACCTCGTTCTCTGCGCGTCGACGGTAATATTCAGCTACATTCGGCCCTGGAATCCCTTTCGGTGAAAAACTGCGGGTCATGGGTGCCATAACAAAACGATTTTCAAGTTTCAGCCCTTTGTATTCAAACGGGTTGAATAATGCTGCTACAGATTTTGATGAATTCATGTGATTCCCTCTTTCTTTTTACAATTTTTTATGCTCATTTTTCCTTACCAATCTTGAGCGGTAGGTCTAACCATCACATTATATGATGATTTATTAATGCTAAACCTTTGACCCCCCCACTCCTTTACTAACTTTTGTGAGTAGAGCTTTCTATTGTTTTTAAATGCATGCGCACGCATAGAATTTACCATCATCCTTTTTCACCTGTCAACCGATAAAGTGTAACGGCGATCCTTACACGAAAAAAGCCGCTATTCCCGATAGTTAGGAAATAGTGGCCTTTTTGCAATTACTTCTTTTGCACTAATAATTGTAATGCTTCATCAAATTTTCCATCTGAAAAAGCAGATTGGAGAATTTCATTCATCGTCACGAGGTATCTCTGGAGTTTTTCTTCACCTAATTCGGTTAGCTGAGTATAAACGCCTCTACGGTCGTCTTCACATACATTCCTCTGTAGGGCTCTGCAGTTTTTTGCCTCAAGTCTTCCAACCAGCCTTGATATCGCACTTTGACTTAATCCAACCCGTTCCTGTAATTGTTGTAACCTCAGTGTTTTATTACTTTCTTTCGATAAAAAGTAAAGGACGTAAAACTCTTTTAAAGAAAGATTGTAATTTTCTTGTAAAGCTTTTTCAAGCATATTGGAGATACGTTCAGTAATGTGAGTAAGAGACAACCAATCGTTTATAAGTTCATTAGTAGGGTCGGTTTTCAAAGTAAATTCCACCTGTTCTAGACTATATATCATGCTAATTCGTTTCATTATAATACATAATGGTATCACGCTCCAAACTCTCGTCACGAATACTTCTTTCGCCAAAACAAAAAAGCCCTCACTTTCCGCGAGGGCTGTGAAAAATGAAAGCGAAAATCGAGGCTCATTTAACTCGTTCAAGTATCGCCAATTGGTGATGATACTTCTTCTTAGTCTTCGATTTCTCCATCACGTTCGGTTACCGCAAAGTTGTAATTAATAGAGCGTGTAAATGGTTCGCCATCCTCATTGATGCCGGTTACGTCAAAGGAGAGATTATAAACGCCTGGCTTCGTCGGCACAGTAAAATTGCCAGTAAGCTCATCTTCTTTTACGGCAAACTTCACTTCATCAAGGACGCTTGCTTTTTCGCCGTTCAGTGAACGAGTCAGGTTTGCTTTTTCCAGTAACGATTGATCAATTTCGTTTTTGCCAAGGTCGACAGAAATCTTCGCTTTGTCTCCTTTCTTGAATACCTTTTTGCTCGCTTTTACTTTCGCTTCTTCTCCGCCATCCACGGAACCAACCATGAAAAAGGCGTCGTCAGAGCCCTCCAGTTCAAGTTTCCATTCGCCTGCTTCTGGCTCCTCTACTTCAATGAAGTGGTGAACAGCATCTTGGAATATCCCGGGTTCATCCTCCAATTTGCCTTTTTTACTGCGGTCCACTTCATACTTTTTGCCAGACGGACTGATTAAGGTCACAATGGTGTCTTCCGACGAGGTCATCGTATCAAGATTCAGCTTATCGATTCCGCTCTCCAGGAAAAATGTTTCGGAGACGTTGTCCTCCACTTCGCCGCCTCGGAGAATGACGGAGCTCTCTTCCACAGTGGCTTCTTTCGATTTGTCTTCGCTCACTTTATTTGCACGTTCTTTCATGGATGCCTTTTGCAATTTTGGCTGGACCAGATCCCATGTTTGCGAGGCTTTCGCTATTTGACCGTGGGAAATGTCTTTTGTAAAGCTCTTGATCCCATACGGCAAACCAAAGGCAGACTCAACGGAAACAGCGCCATCATCTTCACCGGGAAGAACCGCATGAGCAAACCAGGTAGCACTAAACATGCCATCATCCCCTGTTCCGGCAGCCATGTATGTCTTGGTTGAATGAATTTCGGTACGTTTGTCAGTCTGGGAACGGAAGTTGGCCATATATGATGTTTGCAGGGAATACACCGCATCGTCTTTTTTGCCAAGAATATCAGCAAGCCATCCTGCCCAATTGCTGTAAGCTAAGTCAGCCAATTCTGAACCTTTGTTTGGCGTGGAAAGCTGGTGAACAACATTGACATACGGATGTGCACCATAGTGGACGAGTGCTGTCTGTGTATCGATACCACCTTTGGAATGTGCAATGATATTGATTTTGGAGACACCGTAATAATCTGCGACCTTTTTAATGACTTCGGCGAGCTTGGCTCCGTTTGTCCACATGTTGCCACCAGTACCATCCGCATCCTTCAACTGTACAAAGGCAGTACGATACCCGGCGTTATAGGCTGCATCATAAAATCCGTCTGTTGTATACCAGGTATTGTAGGTGGAGTGCAAACCTTGGACAAACAGGATCACGGGCTTGTCTTTGGATGCATTGGGAGGAACCGCACCTGTGTACCAGTCACCAAAATGACCGCTTGGATTGTCGTCATGCAAAACCGGAGCTGGAGCTGCTGCACTTGCGGCTTGCGGGTAGACCAGCGCCGTTGATAATGTAACGGCCGCTAGCAAACGAGATAGTGCTTTCTTCTGATTCATGAAAAGAACACCAACCTTCACCTTAGGATTTATTGTTGCCGTGCACAATCGTTAAGATTGTGCACGGATTGCAACTGTCCGTTCTACATTCAATGTGTCTTGAATGATCGCTAGGATCGGATTCATTTGGTGATGAATGAAGAAATGCCCACCAGGCATTGGAAAGAATTTGCATTCTCGCCCGCAATAGTCTCGCCACGCCACTATATCTTGGAATTCAATAGAATCTTCTTTCCCAAACAAAACCGTCATGTTGACAGGGATTTGCTGAGGCAGCTCGTTATTCATTTCGTAAGTTTGCACGGCTTGGAAATCAGCGCGAATCGTAGGCAAAAATAGCTCCAAAATCTCCTGATTATCCAAAACTTCATGGGGCGTGCCTCCAACTGTACGTAATGATTCGATGAACTCGTTATGCGGCAGGTTGTATGTTTTCTCAAGTTTGTGATACGCATGTGGCACGCGGGATGCAGACAGGAACAAGTGCTGGGGCAGTGGCTCTCCATTCTGCAACAGCTTTCGCGTCAGTTCAAACGCGATTAATCCTCCCATGCTGTGTCCAAAAAAAGCAAAAGGTTCTTTCTCGAGCTCTGGTGAGATCCGTTTGTATACATCCTCCAAGACCTCATAAAACGAGGTGAAAAGAACCATGCCATCGCTCTGTAATGTAGGCCGTACCTCGAATGGATCAATTTCCAATAACGCTGGCGACAATCCCCGCTTCCAACCGTAATAGATAGTGGGAAGCCCACCTGCGTACGGAAAGCAGAACAATTTCATCTCTTTTCCCGCCCTTTCTTTACGTCATTACCTCGACATTTTTCTATGAAAAATGTCCTGATGCAAACCTTTTAAATCCTTCATGACTACTTGAGCAGCAAACTGATTGGTAGTCGCGCATACGGACAATTTGTAGCCTGGATCGATCTCATACTGATGAAACGACCAAGCATCGCGGGAATCATTTTGCGATATCGTAATCGATTGGTCTGGTTTTTTTCTAATGGCGAATGATTGCAACGGGATAGACAACCCCATGCCTCTCGCTTTTATATAACTCTCCTTCAAAGTCCAAAGGTCGTAGAAATACGAAACCTGATTTGCCGGATGTTTTGCCAAGAGATCCTCTACTTCGATTGATGCAAAATAATGAGTGGCAATATCCAAATCAATCGGACATATTTGCTCCACATCAATCCCCACCTGCGAGTCATGGGTAGCGCAGACTACCCATTCTCCGGAATGCGAGACATTAAAGCAGAAGTTGGGAAATGTCTTCAAAAAAGGTTTTCCGTATGCATTGTAGTCATACTCGATTTCGTCATTGGAAATCGAGTATGCTTCACAAATAAGAGAGCGTACGAGCACGTCCGCGAGCAACGTCCGATAGGAATCAGCCGGATTTCTGAAACGGTTGACCCGTTCCCGCTTTTCTTCGGGTAGTGCTAGCAAAAATCGGTTGAACAACTCTTTCTCCATGACAGCAGGACACTTCAAAGCGTAAATGGCAATCATGTAGCACTCACCCTCCTTTCTGTCAACTCAAGACTACTGACTTGTTCTGCTCGATCCTTTCGCTGCTGCACTTCATACAATTTGGCATACGTGCCGTTGTACTGCATTAACTCAACGTGGCGACCTTGCTCGATGACCTTTCCTTGATCCATCACGTAAATCACATCGGCATCCTCTACAGTCGACAGGCGATGAGCGATGACGAGTACCGTTTTATCTTTCATGAGTGCAGTTAATGCTTGCTGCACCCAATATTCCGATTCTGCATCCAAAGCGGAGGTTGCTTCATCCAGCAGAAGGATCGGTGCATTTTTCAGGATGGCTCTGGCAATGGCAATTCGCTGACGCTGTCCGCCAGATAGCTTGGCACCGCGTTCTCCTGTTTTGGTCTGGTAGCCGTCTGACAGTTCCATAATAAAATCATGCGCGTACGCTGCTTTGCTTGCCTTGATGACATCCTCTTCCGAAGCATCCAGGCATCCGTAGCGGATATTGTCCTCGATGGTTCCTTCAAACAAAAAGGCATCCTGAGGCACGTATGAGATCAAGCTTCTAATTTGTGCAAGAGAATAAGCTCCCATGGGTTTGCCCAATAAATACAGAGATCCGCTCGTAGGTGGGTAATACCCTAACAGAAGTTTCATGACCGTGCTTTTTCCACTTCCACTCGTTCCGACTAGCCCAGCCATTTGGCCTTGCTCGACTCGTAATGAAACCCCATCCAGCACATTTGCAGCTTCGTTGTATCCGAAAACGACCTGCTCCAACTTCAGCATGCTTTCGCAATGCTCGTGTTTGTCGGAGCTCGTTTGATACTCTTCCGGCTCGAGAGGTTCATTCAGAAAATCGACGACCCGAGAAGCGCCTGCTAGCGAGCCCTGCAACGCTGTGATGACTTGGCCAAGCTGGAGAAATGCCAATGTCACAAGCATCTGTTGTTGAACCAGGGCGACCAGCACGCCCAACCCAATTATTTGTTTGGAAACCATCATGATTCCAAAAACAAGCATTCCTCCAAAGCTTAAGAATTGGATGAAAAAATTGGTCCCTTCCAATAATCCGTGTTTATGCCCTTGCTTGATGGCAGACAAAGCTACTTCTTCGTTTGCTTCCTTGTAACGTGCGGTCACAACGTTATGTAAATGAAACATTTTGATGATGGGCAACCCAGACAAAAAATCGTTTAATCTTTCTGTCCCTACCCCCATCTGCTGCTGCATTCGGTCTCCAATACGCCTGACTGACTTGGCAAACAGCGTATTCACATAAAGAGTCAATGTGCTTACGAGCAATAGGGCGACGGCAATTTTCCAATCCATCGCAAACATTCCTATGATCGTGCCGATCAGCGACAGCAGGATGATGCTTAACGTTTTCAATTGCTCAGCGTACGCATTTTCCATGAGGACAACATCGTTGCCCAGTCTCGACATCGTATCTCCCGAATGGTGCTGCTCATAATAATCGAAAGGCAGCTTACTCAAGCGTTGATAGACTTGCAGCCGAATGTTGGCAACGAGCTCGCGAACGCATCGTCGATAGATATAGCTAAAAAATGGAGACAGGATACTCAGCAAGAGGAACATCACAGCCATAGTGGCAATCGCTTTGGTTAATAAAGCAGGGTCTTTTGTGTTCGCAAAATCCGTCAGATCCTTGAACACGAAAGGCAAGGATACCAATACAGCTGCTTGACCGATTCCGTCACCCACGAGTCCCAATATATACGCTCGCTTTTTCGATTTCATAAACGACAGCAGTTGAAGTAGTTCCCGCATCAAATTCTGGATGAACATGCCTATACCCCCCCTGCAGCCAGCGAGCTGTGCGCCTCTGTGGCAAACTGTTTTTGGTACAATCTGCTGTAAACGCCGCCTTGGGCAAGCAAATCGTAGTGTGTACCTCGTTCAACAATTTGTCCTTGCTCCAAAACAAGCACTTCATCCGCGCCTTTTATCGTCGACAGTCGATGAGCAATGACAAGAACAGTCCGATTTTTCATCACATTTTCCAACGCTTCCTGGACCAAAGCTTCCGATTCTGTATCTAGAGCAGACGTTGGTTCATCCAGCAGCAGAATCGGGGCGTCCTTCAAAATCGCTCGGGCAATCGCGATGCGCTGTTTCTGTCCTCCAGATAAACGAGAGCCTCGTTCCCCCACTTTTGTTTGATATCCTTGCGACAGCTCCATGATGAAGTCATGCGCATTGGCCGCTTTTGCCGCTGCGATAATCTCGTCTTGTGTCGCATGAATGCGTCCATACGAGATATTTTCCGCTATAGACACGGGGAATAGAGTCGTATCCTGAGAAACCATGGAAAGATTACTCCGCATGTCCACCATATTCCAATTCGTCAAGGAATGCCCAAAAACATTTACTCTTCCGTTGCCCGGTTCCATTTGATAAAACCCGCACAGCAACTTCATGATGGTGCTCTTTCCACTTCCGCTGGCCCCTACTAACGCAACGGTCTTGTTCCGATGTAGCGTAAAGCTAACGTTATCAAGAATCCTTGCCTGATCGTAGGCAAACGTAACGTTCTCAAACTGTACAGGAATCTCCTCTGTTTCAATTGGGATCGCAGGCTGATCATTTTGTTCCACTGGCTGTGAAAAAATTTCTTTCAACCGTTTTGCTGCACCTGAAGTCTCTTGTACTTGGGCAAACAACACGGGTGCGAGTGAAAGTGGTTCGATAATAAAGTGAAGCAAATAGCTGAAGATGACCAAGCTGCCCAGATCCAATTCTCCCGCCTGAATCAAGTATCCGCCATATGCGACAAAAAACAGGATTGGGGAGGTAAACAATAAAATCCCTGGTGCTGTCATCCACGCGCGTTTCTTCTCTGCCTGGAACGCATTTTTCAATACCTGCTTCATACCCGCATGGTATTTACGATACAGGACGCCTTCCAATTGAAAAGCTTTGACCATGTGAATCCCGGAGAGCGTATCCTGCGCGATGGCGTTCGTTTGACCCAGATGGTCCTGCATTTGCTCCGAATATTTTTGAAGCGGTCTACTCATCCACCCTGTGATAGCGATGGCGAAGGGAAGGATTGCGACGCTGAAGATGATTAACTTCCAATTAATCGTCAACAACAGTCCAAGAGCCCCGACAAAAACAACTGGCAAATAAAAAAGCTGGAAAAAATGCTTTTGCAAAAAGCTTTGCAAAATTTGAGCATCCGTTGTTAAACGAGAAACGAGATCGCCGGAATGATATTTATCCATGGTGGACATGGGGACTTTTTCGAGATGAGATGCCATGCTGTTTTTCAAATCTCTCATAGCTTTCGAACTGAATCTAGCTGCCGAATACGTGATGAAATATTTCGAGAAAAAACCGACAATGGTCAGACAAAAAATGATGAGAGCAATACTGACCAGCTTATCGAAATTGTTCGTATGTTCGACCATGGTTTTGATCAGGATGCCCAGCCAAATGTCTGCCACAGCCACAAGAAGCGAGGCAATGATGCAAATCATGACCCAACCTCGATAAGGCTTTACATATGAGAGTACCCAGCCAAACACGGGTTCTTTCTTTTTGTGCTGAGCTTGCTTGGTAAAAATCATTTGCTGCTCCTCTCCAAGGATGTAATGGATGAACTCCCCTTGGAAAACCTGTTCCCAAGGGGATTCATCACAAAGCCGCGATCTTATTTCAGAATGAACAGCTCTTGCAGGATGTTTCGGAGGATGGAGGCATTCATCGACACGTAATTTCCTCCCAACATTCTGGAGTGGATTCCGTACCCTTCGTACGTCATCAGTTGTTTCGTAGCCTGTGTCCAAGCGGCTTCATTCCACTTGACTGCCACCAGCTCTTCCCCACCCGATTCCAGCTCTGATTGAATGAGATGGATCGCTGCGTTCGTTGCACCCGTATTGATCAGTTGATTGTGGTGCATGACGTAGCTGACCGTTTTTCGGATGAAGCTTTGCTTGACGAATTCATTGGCAGCGTACAAATTGAAGTCTTCCTGTGTCATGTTGAACATCTCGATGTTTTCTCCAATTTCGGCAAATAACTGGGCAATGTCACTCTCTGTTTCCGCAAGAGTCCTCTCCATCACCTTGTCTTTCCAGTACGAATCGAACAAGATGAGGTCGGTCACGACATGTCCTTGGTTCTCTAGTTCTTTTGCGACATCAAAAGCCAGATTTCCTCCCGATGAATATCCCATGAGGGTATAGGGTCCTTTTGGATCAATCTCGAGGATGGCTTCGATGTACTGCTCAAGGCGATTGTCTTCTTCGATGAAATCAAAGCTGTACAGGGAAACGCCCTTGATTTCATCAGCAAGCTTCTGGTAATAGACACTTTGGGCTCCAATAGGCGTAAAGCTGAATACCTTTCGCTCCGTCGCTTCATTTAAGAGAATGGCTCTTCCATAGTTGCCCTCGAAGTTCTTGTGCGTGATAAAATCCGCTACCTTCTCAATGGTTGGGTGCTGGAAGATGAGGTTTAACGGCAATTCAATCTGCATGTACTCATACACCTTTGCAATCAGCAGCGTTGCTTTCAATGAATGTCCACCCAGTTCAAAGAAATGGTCAGTGATGCCGATTGGGTCTATCCCCAAAACTTCTTGCCAAATGGCAGCCAATTGATGCTCGGTCGCAGTTCTTGGTGCCACGAACTCACGTGTGGTCGCATCCGATGGCTGTGGCTTCGGCAACGCTTTGCGATCCACTTTTCCATTGGCCGAAAGCGGCAGTTGATCCAACTGAACAAAATAGCTTGGAACCATGTAAGCAGGCAGTTCCTTCGCCAGATGCCTTCTCAGCTCAGACACAGATACCTCTGCTACTGGGATGAAATAAGCGCAAAGATACTGTCCGGCAGTTAACTCATCCTCTTGCACAACCACCACTGCTTGATCGATGCCATCGTAAGCGAGGATGGTGCTCTCGATCTCCCCGATCTCGATGCGGTACCCTCTCACCTTTACCTGTTCGTCAGCCCGACCGATGTAATCGATCGTTCCATCTGTCCGCCATTTCACCAAGTCACCCGTTTTATACATGAGCGCTCCTGGCATAAAGGGATTCGGAACGAACTTTTCTTGTGTGAGCTCTGGTTTGTTCAGATAACCTCTTGCAAGTCCGGGTCCTCCGATGCATAGCTCTCCCACTACGCCAATCGGTTGCAAATGATGGTGTGTGTCTACGATGTAAACCTGTACATTGGCTAGCGGTCGTCCAATCGTGATATCTTGACCTACTTCGATCGAACGAGAGATGGTGGTGACGACACTGTTTTCAGTCGGACCGTATTCATTGTTGATCTCGATTGCCGGATACTTTTCTTTCGTTTTTTGCACGAGCTGCGCGGGTAGCTTCTCGCCTCCCAATGTTACGCAACGCAGTGGAGCGAAATCGGCAGCAGTCGAGCAATCCAGAATCGCTTGGAACAGACTCGGTACACCGTAGTAATGTGTGACTCCCGCCTGGGCAATCAGCTTTTTCAGTGCTACCGGATCTTTGGCTTCTCCCTCTCTCGGCAAGACGCAAGTAGCACCTCCGAGAAGCGGAGCGAACAAGCTGGCTACAAACCCGTCGAAGGCAAAAGAGAATACCTGCAACGCCTTGTCTCCCGGTCCGAAACTATATTCATCTCTTCTCCACTGCAAGCAATTGACGATTCCCCGATGTGGAATCATGACGCCCTTCGGCTTACCGGTCGTCCCCGATGTATAGATTACATAGGCGAGGTCAGTCGGTTGATTGAATGATGCGAGATTGGTGCCATCCATCTCGACGTCATGCTCTGCGTTCAGATCAAGCCAGTCAAGCCCACTAGACACGCGAGACAATAGTTCTGACAAATCAGATTGGCAGAGAAGCAGTGCTGCGTTGCTGTCCTCAAGCAAGTACTGAATGCGTTCTTGCGGATACGCCGGGTCGATCGGAACATACGCTCCGCCTGCCTTTAAAATACCGAGGATGCCAATGATCATCTCTGATGAACGCTCCGCCATGACCGCTACTAGACGATCAGGTCCGACTCCCTTGGTTCGCAGAACTCTCGCCAGTCGGTTGGCTCGCTCATTGAGCTCGCTGTACGTCAATGACTGACCGTTAAAGAGAATCGCTTCCTGATCCGGCGTCTTCGCGACTTGCTCTTCGAATAATTGATGTAGCGTTTTGTCTTGTACATAGCTGACTGCTGTATCATTGAACTTCTCGAAGATTTGCTGCTTTTCCTCCGCCCTGAGCATGTCGATTTCGCTCAAGCGGATATGCGGATTTTGCACAATGATTTGGGCAATAGCCATGAAGTGGTTGCTTACCCGTTCAATCGTTTCTCTCGTAAACAGACTTGTGCTGTACTCGACGCCAATGTTAATCTCCTCACGCTCTTCTGTGGCAATCACCGTCAAATCAAATTTGGAATGGTTGCCAGCCTGATCCGTCATGAAAGGAGCAAATGTCAAACCGGGCAGGTCGATGGACTCATCCATGTTGTTCTGCACAGTAAACATCGTGTCGAAGAGCGGGTTTCTGCTTAAGTCTCGCGGAATGTCGAGTTTTTCCACCAGTTCCTCGAATGGATAATCCTGATGAGCGTAAGCATCCAGTGCATTCTGCTTGACTTCCAGCAACAACTCGGTGAATGTTTTTCCAGCATGCGGCTTGTTTCTCATCGCCAATGTGTTCACAAACATACCAACGATTGGTTCCAGTTCAGCATGAGATCTGCCTGTAATCGGTGTACCGACGATGATGTCCTCCTGCCCGGAATACTTGGAAAGCAGTACGTTGTACGTTGCAAGAAGCACCATGTACAGCGTCGTTCCTGTTTCTCGAGCCAGCTGGTTCAAGCCTTCCATGAGTTGTTTGCCGGTTCCGATTGTATACTGATCCCCTGCGAAGTTTTGGATGCTTGGTCGGGTGAAATCCGTTTGCAGATTTAGCACAGGAATTTCGTCTGCAAACACTTGAGCCCAGTACTGTTCTTGTTTGTTGAATGCATCGGATTGGAAAATCTCCTGTTGCCATACGGAGAAGTCCTTGTACTGGATTCGTAGCTCTGGCAAAACCTCCCCTTGGTATAGCTGCACTAAGTCTGTCAGGAGAATACCAGAAGATACACCGTCTGAAATGCTATGATGCATGTCGGTAAAGAGCACATGTCGATCTTCTCCGATATGCAGAAGCCGGACGCGAATGAGCGGCGCTACCCCCAGATCGAATGGCTGAACGAGGGAGGAAAGAACCTCTTGTGCCTGGTCTTCTGTGATCGTTGTATACGAAAGTTCAAAAGAAACTTCCTCGTGAATCTTCTGAACAGGTTCTCCATTTACAACGGCAAAAGAAGTACGAAGACTTTCATGTCGCTCAATCAGCTGCTTGAACGCTGTCTCTAATCGTTCCGGTTCCAGCTTCCCTTCGATCAGCATAGTCGAAGGCATATTGTAACTAATGCCCACTCCCTCAAATTGATGGAGAATATACATGCGCTTTTGAGCCGATGAAACCGGGTAATACTCTTGCGCAGGTGCTGGTTGAATCGAAATGACATGTTCTCTTGCTGTCTCTTCGATGTGTGCGGCCAATTGCTGAATTGTCGGTTTTTCGAACAAAACACGAAGCGGAATATCGACTTGATATTCGTTATGCATGCTCGAAATCACACTCATCGCACGCAGCGAGTGACCGCCAATTACAAAGAAATCATCCAGAATCCCTACTTGCTCCACATTCAGCACTTGCTCCCAGACGCGGGCCAATTGCGTTTCCAACACTGTACGAGGTGCTACGTACTCTGTCGTTCTGAGTAAAGATACATCTGGCGCTGGCAAGGAACGTCTGTCGATCTTCCCATTTGCGGTAAGCGGCAGCGCTTCAAGCGTTACGAAATACGATGGAATCATCGCTTGAGGCAATTCTTTTAGCAATTCCTGGCGTAGTTGTGCTGTGTCAATCTCATGGTCTGCCACCAAGTACGCACATAAATACTTTTCCTGTCTCTGATCCTCTCTTGCGATGACAACTGCTTCCAAGATTCCGTCCAGCTTGCGCAGCTGTGTCTCGATTTCGCCTAGTTCGATACGGACACCCCTGATTTTCACTTGATGATCGTTACGACCCAGGAATTCCATATTGCCATCGGCGCGCCACTTCGCCAAATCACCCGAACGATACAGTAACTCACCTGGAGCGAATGGATTCGGTACGAACTTCTCAAGCGTCAGCTCAGGTCTGTTCAAATAACCGCGAGCGACCCCTGCTCCACCGATGCACAACTCACCCACGACTCCAACGGGCTGTAGATTCAATTGTTGATCCATCACATACATCTGCATGTTCGGCAGCGGTTTTCCGATCGGTACCGTGCCCGAGCGAATGGATGAGACATCTGTTTCTTCGTAATAGCTGGAATCGATGCATGCCTCTGTTACCCCATAACTGTTAACAATGCGCAAGGTATGGCTGAATCTCGCGAGCAAGGTCTTGAAGTCTTCGGCTGGACAACTGTCCGCTCCGAGAATCAGGAGCTTCATCTGACTGATGTCGAGCTTGTTTTCATAAATGTAATGCATCAACGGCATAATCAAAGCTGGTGTCGCTTCGAAAATCGTGATTTCATACCGCTTGATGATTTCGTACAAGGAAGCAGGGTCCATTTTGACCTCATTTGGGCAAATGACCAACTGTCCTCCTGTGAGCAATGCTCTGGCAAAGTCGCCAGTCGAGACGTCGAAGGCAAAGCTCGCCATTTGCAGCAAGCGAACCGGGAAGGTATCCAAGTGATACTCATCCTGCCAGGCAAACGCGACATTCGCATAGCTCCGGTGCTCGATCACGACTCCTTTTGGCTTGCCAGTCGTACCGGAAGTATAAATGATGTAAGCGGCGTGTTCCGGCAATGCCACAGGCTCCAGATTGCTCGCATCTCCCTGATACAACCCCTCTGCATCCAGATAAAGAGTTTCGTGAGGGAATACAAGTTGTGTATTCATCTTTTGCAAGGTAAGGAACAGCTTCGCATCGCTATCTTCCAAAATGAATGTTTGACGCTCCAATGGGTAATCGGGATCAATCGGGACATAGGCGCCACCGGCTTTCAAAATACCGAGCGTCCCTACCACCATGTGCAAGGAACGGTCTACCATGATTCCGACCGTGCTCTCTGGCTTGACTCCCATTTGGCGCAAAACACGTGCGAGTTGGTTCGCTTTTTCATTTAATTCCCGATACGTTAGCTGTTCATCATCGAAGATGACAGCTACCTGATTC
The window above is part of the Brevibacillus antibioticus genome. Proteins encoded here:
- a CDS encoding thioesterase II family protein, whose amino-acid sequence is MKLFCFPYAGGLPTIYYGWKRGLSPALLEIDPFEVRPTLQSDGMVLFTSFYEVLEDVYKRISPELEKEPFAFFGHSMGGLIAFELTRKLLQNGEPLPQHLFLSASRVPHAYHKLEKTYNLPHNEFIESLRTVGGTPHEVLDNQEILELFLPTIRADFQAVQTYEMNNELPQQIPVNMTVLFGKEDSIEFQDIVAWRDYCGRECKFFPMPGGHFFIHHQMNPILAIIQDTLNVERTVAIRAQS
- a CDS encoding 4'-phosphopantetheinyl transferase family protein; this translates as MIAIYALKCPAVMEKELFNRFLLALPEEKRERVNRFRNPADSYRTLLADVLVRSLICEAYSISNDEIEYDYNAYGKPFLKTFPNFCFNVSHSGEWVVCATHDSQVGIDVEQICPIDLDIATHYFASIEVEDLLAKHPANQVSYFYDLWTLKESYIKARGMGLSIPLQSFAIRKKPDQSITISQNDSRDAWSFHQYEIDPGYKLSVCATTNQFAAQVVMKDLKGLHQDIFHRKMSR
- a CDS encoding ABC transporter ATP-binding protein — encoded protein: MFIQNLMRELLQLLSFMKSKKRAYILGLVGDGIGQAAVLVSLPFVFKDLTDFANTKDPALLTKAIATMAVMFLLLSILSPFFSYIYRRCVRELVANIRLQVYQRLSKLPFDYYEQHHSGDTMSRLGNDVVLMENAYAEQLKTLSIILLSLIGTIIGMFAMDWKIAVALLLVSTLTLYVNTLFAKSVRRIGDRMQQQMGVGTERLNDFLSGLPIIKMFHLHNVVTARYKEANEEVALSAIKQGHKHGLLEGTNFFIQFLSFGGMLVFGIMMVSKQIIGLGVLVALVQQQMLVTLAFLQLGQVITALQGSLAGASRVVDFLNEPLEPEEYQTSSDKHEHCESMLKLEQVVFGYNEAANVLDGVSLRVEQGQMAGLVGTSGSGKSTVMKLLLGYYPPTSGSLYLLGKPMGAYSLAQIRSLISYVPQDAFLFEGTIEDNIRYGCLDASEEDVIKASKAAYAHDFIMELSDGYQTKTGERGAKLSGGQRQRIAIARAILKNAPILLLDEATSALDAESEYWVQQALTALMKDKTVLVIAHRLSTVEDADVIYVMDQGKVIEQGRHVELMQYNGTYAKLYEVQQRKDRAEQVSSLELTERRVSAT
- a CDS encoding alpha/beta hydrolase produces the protein MNQKKALSRLLAAVTLSTALVYPQAASAAAPAPVLHDDNPSGHFGDWYTGAVPPNASKDKPVILFVQGLHSTYNTWYTTDGFYDAAYNAGYRTAFVQLKDADGTGGNMWTNGAKLAEVIKKVADYYGVSKINIIAHSKGGIDTQTALVHYGAHPYVNVVHQLSTPNKGSELADLAYSNWAGWLADILGKKDDAVYSLQTSYMANFRSQTDKRTEIHSTKTYMAAGTGDDGMFSATWFAHAVLPGEDDGAVSVESAFGLPYGIKSFTKDISHGQIAKASQTWDLVQPKLQKASMKERANKVSEDKSKEATVEESSVILRGGEVEDNVSETFFLESGIDKLNLDTMTSSEDTIVTLISPSGKKYEVDRSKKGKLEDEPGIFQDAVHHFIEVEEPEAGEWKLELEGSDDAFFMVGSVDGGEEAKVKASKKVFKKGDKAKISVDLGKNEIDQSLLEKANLTRSLNGEKASVLDEVKFAVKEDELTGNFTVPTKPGVYNLSFDVTGINEDGEPFTRSINYNFAVTERDGEIED
- a CDS encoding MarR family winged helix-turn-helix transcriptional regulator translates to MKTDPTNELINDWLSLTHITERISNMLEKALQENYNLSLKEFYVLYFLSKESNKTLRLQQLQERVGLSQSAISRLVGRLEAKNCRALQRNVCEDDRRGVYTQLTELGEEKLQRYLVTMNEILQSAFSDGKFDEALQLLVQKK